The following coding sequences are from one Anolis sagrei isolate rAnoSag1 chromosome 6, rAnoSag1.mat, whole genome shotgun sequence window:
- the TTLL6 gene encoding tubulin polyglutamylase TTLL6, translating into MCGLREAGEVDDWTLYWTDYSVSLERVMEMKTYQKVNHFPGMSEICRKDLLARNMGRMLKLFPKEFNFFPRTWCLPADYGELQAFGRLKKNKTYICKPDSGCQGRGIFITRTVKDIKPGEDMICQLYISKPFIIDGFKFDLRVYVLVTSCDPLRVFVYKEGLARFATSAYSDPSQSNLDDVCMHLTNYSINKHSANFVRDEDSGSKRKLSTFNKYMEQHGYEIDKLWKDIEEVVIKTLISAHPIIKHNYLTCFPNHTLWCACFEILGFDILLDRKLKPWLLEVNHSPSFSTDSWLDREVKDQLLYDTLVLINLGACDKRKVLEEEKRRGKERLLKQCRNQEARAGENKNCQAAWLQEAEKYEEKNTGGYRRIYPSSDSEKYDKFFQHNNSLFQETAASRAREEYARQQLQDLRLKQEQKTIMMREKKAELQGESNGEKIKAARRKVADRTRMAPASAQVSTESSPRPTFLLKHFSEMPQSEEKVDSKISHPENRESNNCSWIPEKLPVRPYSSVPDLSRGNSSNTPEQYNSNPELRDTISCHHSATDMSVNPTLQLPNEYSKTCGKQSPYPHKRFPAMTRPRAKSTTPARVACRNVLTIKSFRPFGEESFRFHLTGRAASSSSAEQTAGIKLSENEQENKSIMISEFFSKLNHIPVEKNFKLLLQGHSHHLTNRAQSASLPREILDNRTASCRKSRKYYSSHIRVQQQVVQQHSLQDLLMVSRMKNQPQRTNPPTLGNSAVKRV; encoded by the exons ATGTGTGGCCTCCGGGAGGCTGGTGAGGTTGATGATTGGACCCTGTATTGGACAGATTATTCTGTCTCACTAGAGCGAGTGATGGAAATGAAAACTTACCAG AAAGTCAACCATTTTCCTGGAATGTCTGAAATCTGTAGGAAGGACCTTCTGGCTCGGAATATGGGCAGGATGTTAAAGCTCTTTCCTAAGGAATTTAACTTCTTTCCCAGAACCTGGTGTCTTCCTGCAGA CTATGGAGAACTGCAAGCCTTTGGCCGATTAAAAAAGAATAAGACTTACATCTGTAAACCAGACTCTGGCTGTCAAGGCAGAGGCATTTTTATCACAAGGACTGTGAAAGATATCAAACCTGGAGAGGATATGATCTGTCAGCTCTATATCTCAAAG CCTTTTATTATTGATGGGTTCAAGTTTGATCTTCGAGTTTATGTGCTGGTGACATCATGTGATCCACTACGGGTATTTGTTTATAAGGAGGGCCTGGCACGCTTTGCAACATCTGCCTACTCAGACCCATCACAGAGCAATTTG GATGACGTCTGCATGCACCTGACTAATTATTCAATTAACAAGCACAGTGCTAATTTTGTGCGAGACGAAGACTCTGGTAGCAAGAG GAAGTTGTCGACGTTTAATAAATACATGGAACAACATGGCTACGAGATTGACAAGCTGTGGAAGGACATTGAAGAGGTCGTTATTAAAACGCTGATATCGGCTCATCCTATCATCAAACATAACTATCTTACCTGCTTCCCCAACCACACCCTGTGGTGCGCTTGCTTTGAGATCTTAGGATTTGATATTTTGCTAGATCGAAAGCTGAAACCATGGCTGCTTGAG GTGAATCATTCTCCGAGCTTTAGTACAGATTCGTGGCTGGACAGAGAAGTCAAAGACCAACTCTTGTATGACACTCTAGTTCTGATCAACTTGGGGGCATGTGATAAACGGAAAGTTTTGGAAGAAGAGAAACGGCGAGGAAAGGAGAGGCTTCTTAAGCAGTGCCGTAATCAAGAAGCAAG GGCCGGGGAAAACAAGAACTGCCAAGCTGCTTGGCTCCAGGAAGCAGAGAAATACGAGGAAAAAAACACAGGAGGGTATCGCCGAATTTATCCCAGTTCTGATTCAGAGAAATATGATAAGTTTTTCCAACACAACAATTCACTCTTCCAAGAAACAGCAGCTTCCAGAGCACGTGAAGAGTACGCCAG GCAGCAGCTCCAGGACCTACGTCTGAAGCAGGAGCAAAAAACAATTATGAtgagagaaaagaaggctgagctTCAGGGAGAGTCTAATGGAGAGAAGATAAAGGCTGCCAGGCGCAAGGTGGCAGACAGAACAAGGATGGCGCCTGCTTCTGCCCAG GTTTCCACAGAGTCTAGCCCTAGGCCTACCTTCCTGCTTAAACATTTTTCAGAGATGCCACAATCTGAGGAAAAAGTGGATTCTAAGATTAGCCATCCTGAGAACCGTGAGTCCAATAACTGCTCATGGATCCCTGAAAAACTACCTGTGAGACCTTACAGCTCTGTGCCTGACCTTtccagagggaactcatccaatACGCCAGAGCAGTACAATTCAAATCCAGAACTGAGGGATACCATTAGTTGCCATCACTCTGCAACAGACATGAGTGTGAACCCTACA CTCCAGCTACCAAATGAATATTCAAAAACGTGTGGTAAACAAAGCCCATATCCTCACAAACGTTTTCCAGCAATGACCCGACCTCGCGCAAAGAGTACAACACCAGCAAGGGTGGCTTGTCGGAATGTTCTGACTATTAAAAGTTTTCGTCCATTTGGAGAAGAGTCCTTCCGGTTTCATCTTACAGGAcgtgcagcctcctcctcctctgctgaaCAGACAGCGGGAATTAAATTATCTGAGAATGAACAAGAAAATAAATCCATCATGATCTCAGAGTTCTTCAGCAAGCTGAATCACATACCAGTGGAGAAAAACTTCAAGCTTCTCTTGCAAGGTCACTCTCATCACCTCACCAACCGAGCAC AAAGTGCTTCTCTCCCAAGAGAAATTCTGGACAACAGGACGGCTTCTTGCAGGAAGTCGAGAAAGTACTACAGTAGTCACATCCGTGTTCAACAGCAAGTGGTTCAACAGCACAGTTTGCAGGACCTTCTGATGGTCTCGCGGATGAAGAACCAACCCCAAAGAACCAACCCTCCAACATTGGGAAATAGTGCTGTGAAGAG GGTCTGA